GGGGTCATCTCCATGAATGATGTAGTCAATATTATATTCATCAAATAACTTCTTCATAAAATCTTCGGTAATTGCATAAGGAGCATCAGGAATGACCTCATCGACCCATTTTACAGCTTGAACCATAATCATCCTGTCAAaaatttggacttaaaatgttACTTAGATTCACATATTTGAACAGAAAAACTAACAACTAGTAATATACTGAGAACCCTTCTACTTTCCAGCAGAGAGTATAAGCCACAAAATATAATGTACTagataaacaaaataatctGCAAGCTCAATATAGTACTCTTataatgcataatgaacaatcaCAAGCAAATGCCTTCAATAATTAAgcataaagaaaaattaaccaaatcaaagaacatTCTAAATCATCCATATTAACACTTCAAATCCTCACTTCCTTTTTCCCACTAAGGTATCAATTCAATGGCATTCAACAAAGGAGACCTTACATCCTCGAAACTCAAAACAAAATCTTTTACAGCCTAGAAAAAATGAAACACCATAACCAAAACATCCAAAAACACTATAAACAAAAGCCTAAAGATCCCAAAACCTAAAATAATGGAACCAATTATCTCAGTGTAGACTATAGCTTCAACATAAGACCATGAATGTAAAATCATCAAACTTTTCAGCAACACATCTGCAATGAGCTTAAGCATACACGTACATACTCAATTATACAACCACCATCATTAAGACTCCACAACGAATAACTTAAGACATTTTGAGCATATTCAGatatctttctttttcttttcttaactGTCAATACAAATATCTAGAAGCAACCTCTTTCGAATTTGTTATAATATGTGCCTTGAGCCTTGGACTTAAATGTGGACATATAATTGTCCAAATAGATACCATTGTTTGGGAAGCAATGTAGTGTATTTAAGTAGAAGGAGAAAAGCTTTGGTTTGGTCAAAGTCAAGTCAGCTTTACCTTCTGTTGCAACCAAAGTCGACTCGGCTAAAAAGAAGAAATTGAGGATTGGAGACAGTAGTTAAAGTCGACTCGACTTTATGACTGATCACCATAAACGCCGAGTCGGCTTGAGGCTATTATATGGCCGTTTTGTTCATTGCTCCATTTTAGGCCCATGTTATTGTAAGTGTTAGTGGGTATATGTTGAAAATACCCCTAATACACTAGATTAGATGTAGTTGATCCTTTATAATTATTTCTCTCTCTCAAAATGTAATCCACACTTACCTgttttttctctcttctccaACCCTCTTTGAATCACCACTGTAATTCTCCATGAAAGCTTCAAGAAGCTTATTTAGACATCAATGAAAACACCTAGGCTAGGGAGGATGTAGCCCACATTGGCTGAAACCTCGTTAAATTGTTGTGTGTTGTTTACTTGATGCTTGATTCATGCAAAATGCCCTTTTCTTTAATTAGGTTTTCAAATCCTGATTTTTCTCCAAATGAATTGGAAATCtactcattgatcctaggtGCATTAATATGTATACTAATTCATTTAAGACACCTAGTTTCTTCAGGATTaaaacaagggtaaggttgcatactTTAGAACTCTAACTACACCAAGGCCAAAGTTAATTCAGTGACATCGAGCAATGTAATGGCGTAACCTAATGTTGTACTCAACGCAAACcgttaaagaaaaatataattcaacAAATTCAGCTAAAACACCAAAATAACAACCAACTAATTAAAATCATGATCAGAGAAGAGAACATATGAACCTTTCATGAAGAGGAGTAACAGGAGGCCCTTTATTAGCGGTAATTTCAACATCACTAACAACACCAACAACTAATTGATCACCAAGAGCACGAGCTTGGCGAAGAGCATTACAATGTCCATAATGCATCATATCGAAACATCCATCCATATAAACACGAATTGGCTTCTTTTTCTTATTCCTAACCCACAATTCTAGGGTTTCCGATAATCCCACAGCATGAATTCCCCAAATTGAAAGCCCTAATGCAACCCCAGCAACCACACATTTCGCAATCAACCTTAATTTCTGTTCTGCATTATCTTCGGCAGTAGAATCAGAAcccattttaaaaatttgattgtTCGTAATTTAGAAATTTAGATTGTTAGCTGCGCATAACAGATATGGGTATACGAACGATGAAGGGAAGATCGCTGAAAATGGAAGATTACAGGTGTTTATTGTTAGGGAATATGTTATTATGGTTCTGAATTGTTGTTTTTCTGGCTTCTTGTAGAGAAATCTGGTGGAATCTATTCTTTGTTACTAACTACTACTACGAACTAACGCCACGTTATTAGCATTTGCCTTATGCAATGCCTATGGTGCAACTACACCAACTATCAAAACCGAACCGATCAGATCGAACCGAactatgttaattttttttccgtGTTCAGTGTGTTTCTGATAATTTTTGGAAAGGTTCTTATATAAGTAAAATTTCGGTTATATTTTCTCAACTATGTAATTCAGTAATCATTCGCTCAACTGAGAAACCTAATGTTGCTAGTTCGATCCATGTTAGATATATTTAtgcaaatactaatttttaatcacaaattcttatttgaAACCGTCTTTACAAAAGACTTCTCAAGTTTGGACCAgcctaatttttaaattttaaaaaagaaataactAAACTTTCTAAACAATGTTTTTTGACTTCCATTTTCagttttcctttttctctttcCTGACAAAACtactcatcttcctctctcaaACTCCATTTGTAGTTCTCAATCTCCATCTTCCTCTCTCAAACTTTATTGTTGTTTAATCTCTGgttatcttcttcaacatttgcaAAACCATTAaagttatgtatttatacttctttattttcatttttaaagctttctttttcatttttttaggttgattgtgttatatattagttggatttataattttctgattttttttaaattaagcttctaacataatatattgggagttataacataatatataatatagttgggattataacaaaatatataattccgGTTATAACGTAATAGATTTGGGTTTATAACAgtatatatttgtgatataatactacaaaattgatattataataatacaagcaaatatactatgttataaaacctcaaatatattaagttttaattccaaatatattgagttataaccccaaatatattttgttataatcataaatatattctgttataactccaaatatattttataaccccaaatatattatgttataacccaaaatatattattttaaccccAAATCATAAATTTAGCCATAATTGTCATCTTTAACATCACTATTTCCCACCATTGatgaactttaatttttttaaaaaatgaaaaaatctgATTTATTACTAAATGATGTTTTATTCTGCTTGAGAATAGACAGTTAATCAGAAAACATTTCATCTTCCAAAAAGAAAgcagtttcgtacaaaaaatttttaaaaactgcAGCTTTTTTAAAACagtatttttttgtaattaagaTATTTACTAAAGAAGAAAAGTGGGTTGGGCTCTTGAGAGTcgtctttagaaaagacggtctctcaagagagagcctaatttttaattataagaacTAACTCAATTTGGGCCTCTTCATGAGTTGGGTCCTACCCTAAGCGGTTGCACCTTAAAACTACCCTCAGGAGTGACCCTGTCCGTGTCTATATTCATTTAAGGGTATAGTTGTTGTATCACCTATAATATTTCCTTGTTCTCTATTAAATATCTCATCAAAATACTTTATATATCGATTCTTATGTTCTTATCCTGAACTAGAATGTTCTTATCCTTATCCTATTGACGTATGGAGATGCCTAGGGATGGTTTGAGTGACTTGGCTTACTGATCTATTCAATAAGATTTGGAGGACAAATAAAATGTCTAATGAATGGAGAAGTAATATAGTGCCTGCTTACAAGAACAAAGGGAATGCCCAAAATTGCTCTAATTATGGAAAAGTAAATGACTCGTGAgtaatattatgatattatgggAAAGAGTGTAGAGATATGAATGAGGACATGTAACTCCATATCATATCATAGAATCAATATGGATTTATGCCAAGGAGATTTGCAATGGAAACAATACCTCTTATGAGACAAATGATAGAGTACTTCAGGACTAGAAAAAAAGACTTGCACATGATTTTTAGTGATTTGGAAAAAGCATACGACAAGGTTTcaagaaagagtttgatttgCAATGATAAAGAAGGGCATTCTTGagaaaatacattaatatagtgCAAGACATATATTGAGAAGTAAAGGCGTCTGGATGTTGAGTCTTTAGTCATGGCAAGAGCTCACTAGTGGAAACAACGTTATATGCTCCAATTTTTGGACTTAATGCTCCGATTTTAATCCCAAACACATATAAGAGGAGCATATTGAATTTATTGTCTACTCCAGTTCAAACTAAAGCAATTAAGGAGACTTTTTACCGCGATTCTAGGAAAACCAAAGCATATAATGGTATTAGCCGGAGCATAAAGTCTCTTTTTTTAGATTAAGAAAGTCAACAACATCACCTTTAATATATTGCCACAGCTAACACATGGACAGTTTAAACCAATTTCTCTATCCTAGCTTGATTTTTGAtaacaatattacaaaatttcaAGACCCCATCTACAAATCTTAACGATTCAATGCTACCGTACATCTAAAAATAACATTTTGTCATTATGACTATTCAAGACTTACTCCCAATAATGAATAAGTCTTGAGCAAGTATTTAGGTTAACTTTCTTTAACCTTTATCTTAATTTACATATGTACCCAAagaacaaattaagaaaaaaaaaaatttgtgtattTTCAATATACATCTAAGAACAGTCTCAAAATAAGGATTATTCAAGACTTACTCCTAATGAGTAAGTCTTGAACGGGTAACTAGACATATGATGATGATGCGTCAATTTTTAGTTCATTTCAGGTCATgttcaaattacaaacaaacATATCACATTTCCCACCAACATAATAAATATCCAAATTCATTGTTGAAATTTGTCATATGAATTAAAAGAAACATTTTCtacaaaatacacataaatctaACCTTCAACAAACTTATAgtataaactttaaaataaaactcaaaaataaCAACTACACAAATACTTAAAATCACATTCGaattatcttaaaaaaaaaatcacatttgaatttaaattcaaataaaatatagcATTCATTAAACCCATTAAAATCTTAATAAATCTAAATTgcacaaaacacacaaaaaaaccaaataaaatactttaatGTGACATGCAATGGAGTAAGTAGAATAACTTTAATTCAAGATGTGAGCTTTACTAAGCTAGTCTTAATTATATGTTTGGCCTATAAATTCTTGATCTTTTGATGAGTTTACCCCCCAAAGACTTCgagttttattgtttgtttttatgtctattatttatatttacctTTATTTGATACAACCAAACtatccaaaaccaaacataaatatatataactcCTAGCCCACTCAATTAATAACAAAGAAGATTGTCCATATGGATATGATCTCATGCTTTGCCAATTATGCTATTCATTAGGAAGTAATTAAGGTGttataaatttgttttaatgGAAGGAACctaaaaaccttaaataaatttttgtgagagaccgtctctaatTACGTTGgtctaaaaagaaaattatagagTAAATTTTTCGGTcggcattaaaaatattgtaaataggcatttaGAAGGTtttaagtacttaagtacttactcggtgggtatattgtaagtaggcattaaaaatattataagtaggtgtTATGAATATGGTAAGTAGACTAGTAGGCTAAGTTTCTCGATAGGCATTAacaatattgtaagtaagcattttaagtactttttcggtGGGCATCAAGTATATTGTacgtaagtaggtattaagaataccaTAAGTggacattaaaatttaatagacTGTCCTAGAAAAACGTCTCTCAAAGAGCCGATTTCCCAAAGAGACGGTTTCTCATGAGACTGAATGAAAACCTTAATGACAACCTTTGAATCGGATATCATTAACTTGGGTGGTTTGTTTAAAACAAATACAAGTTATATAGATTAGTTTTTTTTCCGACAAATAAAAGTCATAAGTGATTTTATTTGAGTATAATCAATTGGTTGGTTTATATTCATGGATGGGCAATAGATGTTTATTAAcgctatttattttttaaaaaattctttatattaaaataaaaaatttatctaattagttacttttttatttattaaaatacttTTAGTACATGCTACATATAACATCAGATCAACTTGCTAACATCGGCAAAATAcaccaaaaaataaaagaacGTTATTTACGTGTCTTAATTAACCTTATTCCTTGAGTTTCGCCATTTGCACAAAAAGACAAACTATTCGTTATTTGTAGAGAGAGAAAATCTTCCTAATTGTAAGTATTTGTGAATAAGAAAAACTCTAATGACAAAGCGTATTCTGGAATACGAATGAATTCAATCCAAAATAATCCAACTCGAATATAACCTGACGAAAGTATTTCAATTCAAAATATGTCCACTTAACCATCTTGATAGGTTTAACTAGaaccaaaaataattttgaaaattctcAACCTTCGTAACAATTATAGTGCAAAATTATGATTTCAATCACAGTTACAATCGTGAAACAAATTTCACGGCCAATAAGAACAAGTCTGTGATCAATGTATATTCGGCTGCAGCAATTTCAACGATCTTTACAATACGATTATGATGCATTAATGTGaccttatttttaaattatattaacgACTATAACAACCAGGAAAGTGGTATCAAATAGAGTAAATTTCGTTGAGATTAAAGTGAAACAGTTGATTTTCAAGCAAAcaaaaccttttttttcttctaaatcCGCTACTCCTATGAGCATTTATAGTTGTGGCCTTGTGGGGCATAAGATGTACTTCAAGAGAAATGTAATTGGTTGAAGGCTTTAAGCATAAaaaaaggggggggggggggaaggtTTGTACTTGGTCCTTGGAAACAATTGACAAGAGGGTGACATGTGATTGTAAGAAGACAACGTCATCTCCAAAGGAAAATAAAAGGTTAGGGTAAGCTTAGGGGTTAGTTGGTTATTGTTTGTTCGAGTTGACTTTTTagttagtttttgattttaatttattaatcggttaaaatattaaggagttgtttggtatgaactttttaatatCAAGTAAAGGATTCAATTACCATTACTTTACattttttgtttggtatgatattAGGTTAACCCAATTCTTTCTTGAGGGTAATGGATACTCTTATATTGTTACTACTCATTTATGTCATGTAACAAATTTCCTTTCTAAGATCAAGTAAGTCTTTTccttatattttcataccaaacaacatataactacaacCCATACTCTTACCCTTACTCCActttatcattttccttttgattacatgttatgttcctataccaaacaccccctaaatgagtattttattaaaaatggtTTTTGAGTTGAAAAGGTATTTTTTGACCAAAATGAAAAGCTACTATAGTTGGCTATTTTAATTGGTGTTTAGCTTGTTTacatatttttctcaaataaacaatcaatagataaaatctaattttactaaaattatattttaacaactGACTTATCtagctagcttaaaagccaacaaaaacaatacTTTTGCACATTTAAATAAGTCAACTAAAAAACCAATAATGATTTGCAAACTCAAAAGATGCTAGCGTTATTATTACTCCCTCTAACTTATTAAGAGTGTTATATTTACTACATCTCAAAAGCTCTCACGTTTTTGTTATATGTGATGTAACAATCTTAAGAGAACAAAAGAGTAAATAATTTGTAGATTTAAATTATACTAAATTACTAATACTagtataatatcaaatatgtaaaTCTAAAGCCGCATAggtgtttaaaataaattcGACGATCGATATTCACCAACCTTGTAACCGAATTCGATATAATCCatcttaataatatatttaaaattatgtaaaaaccaacGTAAAAACAAGACTTAATTTTAAATCGACTTaaagtacttaatttaaaatCGACCTGATATTTCGAATGAACAGCGTTAGAAAGGCTGATAAAGAACAAGTGATAGCAGTGTGCAGACAGAGGAGATTGAGCGGAGTATTGGCCGGGTGTGCATGTGCGCTTACGCACAATGCTGTGGCCTGTGGGGGGTCAATCAAACATAACAGCTCACATTTATGGTTACATAGACTTTACATACATGCTTACCCACATTTATTTGCTTCTATGGGTTACCCTTTTGCCTcccctttatttattttttagttaactcCTATTCTATTACAACTACTAGTACTTTCTTTTAAAGCATATTTCACTTTTATAAATGCAACTTGTAATCCATTATCCAAGTAAACTAAATTTGTTCCGGAAaatctttgaccgcactcttctttatgagtatgagttacTATCTTCCTTTCCTCTTCAAATTCTGATTATAGTTTTCATATAacaggatacactgggtatgaagATGATGAGATATTTAataggaaaattaataaaaacatatgaatttgtatttaatagaaaataagagaatcatgtgaataaaaatttttaaaaagtggaTCATGAcctgaaataaaaataaaaaaaattttaataggaTAAATCAAAAAGAAAGTAGGATTAGAGAGAGTATATGTtttatccttttcattttattataagttggagttttttttattagtttatattgagaaaaaagaaaaatataagaaatgaaagaaatatttaaatgaagtaGAATAAATTTGGACctcgagaaaaaaaaattatcacgtTAATAGAACAAAGCAATCAGAAGAATCAAATGTTTCAATTAGAACATGTACAAGTACAACTTTCCCCGAAAAAGATCTGGGTTTGATTCTCGATAAGCACTCCTATATTCTCTTGTTCACTCGGCGAAGGGTTTTAGCCAACCAGTCACTTGGAAAAGGAATCTACTCTACTTGCTCACATGCATGGCTAACAAGGCCAACTGAAACGCTGTGATCTATGCACTGGCTGAAGTACTGAAAACTGAAAAGTATTCACAACACAGgatttgatttcttttctttttgcttTTACTGATCTAAAAGGCTGAAATGcttggaaaaaaaatgaaactttATACATAATAAAATCTACAATGTGAGTTAATTAATGCTTAAACCCAGTAAACAAAATTTCATTCTTCTTTTAAAATGCAATTTATCCAATAGGAACAAAACGATTCAACCTCCAAAGCTCGAAACTAGATTCCTCGGGCAAGTTTAAGCGCCGTTACTTTCACTATGAATTGCATGTCCATCCTCTAGAATCTTGCCGTTCATTCCATTTCTTTGCCTCTGTACAGTTTTGAAGCGATGTGAGAAAACCGACAAATATGATGGACCGAGAGCTGAAAGTCAATAGAAAAACGGAAATTTATGCATACCCTATCCATGGGATCGACGGAGTTTCCATTCATGAGTTTGTGGTTTTCCTCTTTGTTCCAGCTATCCTTGTCTTTGTTGCTCACAGGCAGCAAGAGAGATGCACCGGCACTAGACCGATCGGGAATTTCTGCAATGCCATCAAAACAAGGAATTAGCACAAGATGTGAACAGGACTTCAGTGATTGTAAAATGTGTACGAGTTTACAAATCACCATTACAACACTAACCAGGAAGGGTTTTATCGACAAAGAAAACAACCAGATTGACCGTATACCTGCAAGTAAAATAACAAGGCTAACGCTGATTGCCAAAAAAGAATTTGAACTTATGCaaattattatcacaaaaacaGAAATTTGAGATTGTAACAAAGGCAAACCAGACAATTCATACCATGCTACAACAACATCTACTGTATAATGTTTGCGtgaagcaatgatcaataaactcTGGACCACCGCAAGTAGCCAGCCCAATTGCTTAATCCACCTGGATTGATccacaaaaatgttttaaatgtcTAGCCTGATAAGttgaatattaatttataatgaaAGAGACTCCTTGAGCCCCTAAGATGAATGAAAAAGCTACCATATGAACTATTTAATACTCAAATCAAGTAGAGAGCTCTTTGTACTTTATACCAGAAATTATATTGAACCTATTGGAAGTTTGGAACTTGGGTAGACCTTTTTAAAGAATCTGTGATCAAATTTTATGTgtcaaaaaaaaactaaaaggtCGTTTGGTTGACATTAATCTATGTAGCAAAAATCACCTTTTGTTCGGATGACAATAATTGCACAAGATAGGAGCATTGAGAATTCTTAGGGATCAGAAACACCTACATGATCTGTgaaattaatctaatttttaaCGATTGTCCAACTTGAAACCAAACAAATTTTGGCACTACCCAAAAATTTAACAACGGAAAATAGCTTCTCAAAAATTGGAACTTCCCATGAATTTCACGAAGGGGAAATAACTTCCGATGAATTGGAACTTCCCACTAGTGTTGATAATCATGTCAACCAAACGACCCCTAAGTGGGACTTACATCACAAACCGCAAAAACTTTCCTTGAAACAACTTTTCTAACATGAAACAGCATAAAGCTAAAGAGCTCAAAGTTCCTCTCTAGGTAGCCATTTTGTAGTTTAGCTAAACATCAAAAAGGTCATGGTATGTCCTAATGAAAACAAAGATTTCAAATCGCAAAGATTACCTCTTAGTGCCATATTTATGATATGTCCTAATGAAAACAAGTGTAAAGATCATATGCGACGAGAAAATCAGGTCGCCACATCCATAGAGAACCCCACGAGGAACTGCACATTGGACATTTATGAGCAAAAGAAGTACAACAAAACAATTTAGATATTATGACTTTCAAATATAGAAACTCACAGTTGATCAAAAAGACCTCAATTGCTCTGTGCGGAGGGGGAAGAGTTGCAAGCTTTGAACCCTGTGTATCCATAGCCAACATTCATTGCATAATCGTGTCTTATCAGAAccataatataaaccaaaaatacaagaaaatgtaactaactaaacaaacaaaagaaaatactcAACTGCTTAAATAAGAATCTCAAAGAAATTTACCTCACGACAGTGGTAGTTTGGACCAGGTAGCTGTGTTGAATAGAATGTGATGATCCTAAGAAATTGTGATGCCTGGGAATATATATCATAAAAAGCTTATCATCCACATTGTGATAGTAGCAAGAACCATAGAAGTAAAGATATTCTTGAAAAGTTATGTGATAGTATATCTAATTTATCGATGAATTTCCCAGTTCGGTGTTTTGGTTCATGAAGTAACCccaaattattagcatattaaggctttggcatagTTGTTGTGTTGTTGTGAGTTATGTGACAGTGTTCAACAAAACTATTTCCAGAACAAAATCAAATGGATGCCAAAAAAATGTGAAGTGTGTTTCACAGAAATAATAAATGGATACAAGCATGTACCATAGAGGCAATCTAGAACTACAAAAATCGATCAACCCAcaacacaaattaaaagtaaaaaataatatggaGCTTATCTTCACCAAGCTAAATACAGATGAGAAAAACAAAAGTGTGTTCACAACATATCACGATGAATGTACGATTTGTCAAATACCAAAAAAATATGATGTATTAACATCTACGTAACCACAACTATTAACCCTTACAAACAACTGAGAAATTAATTGTAGGTATTTTCATACAAGAACAATTAAATCAAACAATATAAGCATGACAGTGCAGATTTCCAGTCAACATAAAGAACACTTACAACTAGAAAAGCAAGGACCCTGCACCACACCAGAACAGTGTAAATCTTTTTACTTTTGAGGATGAATGGATGAAAAGTCCACTGCAAACAAATTGTATAGCAAcacaagaaaaacaaattataatcaCAATTGAGAGATGggaaataagttaaaataaaatataataacattaaatGAAGAGAGCAAGTATTTGAAAGCATAAAACATGACTTCAAAGTATAAACACCAGATATTGGTTTTTGGCTATTTGCTACAGCAAATAGATAGCACATAGAAGAGTAAAGACAAATTAAGgataacatttttaaaaaataaaaataaaaataaatattggaCAAAAGTAAACCTACTTCTAAATGTCCTATTCCAAAGGAGTCTACTTCAAAATGTTTTGCAATATATGATTCACTCTCAAAGACAAATTAAAAGATGACAAACATGATTGTATATCAAGTAGTTAAATGGCGTGAGAGATATCTCAAGAGCAATATTATAGAATAGGTTCATCAAGATAAGAACAGCTCTGATTGTCTCTAACCACATCAGTGATTCATAACAACAATATCAAAAGCGTACAAGGACTATTAAATCAAGATCCTTTGAACATCTGGAAAAATCTTCCATTTTCTATTGTAAACCCCAAGTGTAGCCGAAAAACTAGCAGGTGTACATATTTTAGATAAAAGAAGAGAAACTGAAAAGAAAGCACCAAATATATCACTAAGGCAGGCAGGTACACTTATTATAAGAGTGGAGGGTGAGAGGAAATCTAGAAGTCAAAGGAAGTTTCATATGGACTTTATGCGATAAAAACCAGCAAGCTCCTacaatagttaattaaatatgAAATGAAAGTGTAATGAGAACCTTACCaggaaaaatgataaaaagatgGTAGTAAAAACAGTTTCACTAATGTAAGCCTTGTCTTGTCCAAGCTCCTACAAGCATAATTATATAACGATAAGAACATGAAAGAACTAAGACCCATAGGCCAATGACCAATCAATGAGTCTTGAGTTTCAGGCATACTGGAAGAAGGAAGAAGCCGGCATCCTGAAGTGTTGGACCAGGGCGATGTATGTAATGAACGCCTCGTGCAGCCAGACCATGTATGTACTGTCAAAGAGAATTAGTTTCAATATTAGTTCATGGACAGAAAAAAACATCAACCCCAAAAATTTATCACTATCCACCCTTACAGAGGCCCTGCCCAACATGCAACTCACCAGGAAAGCcaattcataaaaattaatataaattagtattaaaaagGGCAATTAGACTCCTAACAGTTATGTACCCATTTAACTACCAAATTTGCCATCAATTTAGCCGCCCAACATATGCATAATTTAATGCAATGTTAGTTTACATGATTTGATGCAAGGCCAACTAAAAAGTTCCATAAAAGTTTATATAAATCTTTCTCTAGTAAATCAATCCTCAAAAGTTGGCAAGTCTACAACTAAAAAAACTAGTATGACAAGTTACACTACCAAAAAACATGCTACATTGTCTTCTACAAAgcaaaaaattcaaacaaacaaaaagaaaaatcaacttcacaacagaaaaaaaaaagttaaaatttaaactttcaTTAGCTTCAAAGTCTCATT
The Amaranthus tricolor cultivar Red isolate AtriRed21 chromosome 11, ASM2621246v1, whole genome shotgun sequence DNA segment above includes these coding regions:
- the LOC130827233 gene encoding phosphatidylinositol:ceramide inositolphosphotransferase 1-like isoform X1 — translated: MFKLLWPWLLISLKMSLYIGREASKLWKRFCAEVSTEINLLAENWKYILGGLIFQYIHGLAARGVHYIHRPGPTLQDAGFFLLPELGQDKAYISETVFTTIFLSFFLWTFHPFILKSKKIYTVLVWCRVLAFLVASQFLRIITFYSTQLPGPNYHCREGSKLATLPPPHRAIEVFLINFPRGVLYGCGDLIFSSHMIFTLVFIRTYHKYGTKRWIKQLGWLLAVVQSLLIIASRKHYTVDVVVAWYTVNLVVFFVDKTLPEIPDRSSAGASLLLPVSNKDKDSWNKEENHKLMNGNSVDPMDRRQRNGMNGKILEDGHAIHSESNGA
- the LOC130827233 gene encoding phosphatidylinositol:ceramide inositolphosphotransferase 1-like isoform X2 — encoded protein: MLLWKRFCAEVSTEINLLAENWKYILGGLIFQYIHGLAARGVHYIHRPGPTLQDAGFFLLPELGQDKAYISETVFTTIFLSFFLWTFHPFILKSKKIYTVLVWCRVLAFLVASQFLRIITFYSTQLPGPNYHCREGSKLATLPPPHRAIEVFLINFPRGVLYGCGDLIFSSHMIFTLVFIRTYHKYGTKRWIKQLGWLLAVVQSLLIIASRKHYTVDVVVAWYTVNLVVFFVDKTLPEIPDRSSAGASLLLPVSNKDKDSWNKEENHKLMNGNSVDPMDRRQRNGMNGKILEDGHAIHSESNGA